From Gimesia panareensis, the proteins below share one genomic window:
- a CDS encoding peptidase domain-containing ABC transporter, translating into MNLDRSDIKAAAWLFEQLSIEAGHAADRSRIQRTLIESAAATTSQHEDHWWSWLIEASRSLGLKFKLMDCTFREVRNITREGGRVITRVGDPPHWVALLSSKRQRFQLLQPEQNESRLWVSSRRLRRLLELNERDQVVRCLVIKPDLSASSDGAHETHHLPPLDRVLTLMKPEAADIWTVTVFALITGLLALATPLAVESLVNTVAFGRLLQPVVILALMLLAFLSFSAALLGLQTYVVEIIQRRIFARVAADLSYRLPRVVPGALAGQSGRELVNRFFDVITVQKASSALMLDGISLVLNTLIGMTVLAFYHPWLLGFDIVLLALILFVIFVLGRGAVNTSIKESKAKYTVASWLEDLIGCPTAFRYRGAAEFALDQADHYTYEYLNARKKHFRIVMRQIVFALGLQAAASTTLLGLGGWLVIAGQLTLGELVAAELIVTVIVGSFAKMGKHLQSYYDLLASVDKLGVLFDLPMERQDGLLQISQHEPAEVSVNGVGFTNFHGGTSDHQIDLHVESGGRLMLTGPSGSGKSRLLDLLFGLSPPAKGHVSINEIDPRDMRPDALRKHVALVRNIEIFTGTLEENIHLERPYVSTSDVREALEWVGLYEQVLQLPQGLQTRLVDHGYPLTENQTRKLMLARAIVGRPRLLLIDGLLDALPDEEAESLTRMLSEPARLWTLIMVTGRRNLVELGTSVHAFPDAEAILSGGPADVS; encoded by the coding sequence TTGATCGAATCTGCAGCAGCAACAACTTCACAACACGAAGATCACTGGTGGAGCTGGCTGATTGAAGCCAGCCGCAGCCTGGGTTTGAAATTCAAACTCATGGATTGCACCTTTCGTGAAGTCCGCAACATTACCAGGGAAGGGGGGCGTGTCATCACCCGCGTGGGAGATCCCCCCCACTGGGTCGCGCTGTTAAGCAGCAAGCGGCAACGCTTTCAGTTGCTGCAACCCGAACAGAACGAGAGCCGTCTCTGGGTCAGCTCCCGCCGATTGAGACGCTTGCTGGAGTTGAACGAACGCGACCAGGTGGTGCGTTGCCTGGTGATCAAGCCGGACCTGTCTGCCTCCAGCGATGGTGCACATGAGACGCATCATTTGCCTCCGCTGGACCGGGTACTGACTTTGATGAAACCCGAAGCAGCCGACATCTGGACGGTCACCGTGTTTGCCCTGATCACGGGGCTGCTCGCCCTGGCGACTCCGCTGGCAGTCGAATCGCTGGTGAATACTGTCGCCTTCGGTCGTCTGCTTCAGCCGGTCGTGATTCTCGCACTGATGCTGCTCGCCTTCCTTTCGTTTTCTGCGGCATTGCTCGGACTGCAGACGTACGTGGTGGAAATCATACAACGCCGGATCTTTGCCCGTGTGGCTGCGGATCTCTCTTATCGACTGCCGCGCGTAGTCCCCGGCGCACTTGCCGGACAGTCGGGCCGGGAACTGGTCAATCGCTTCTTTGATGTGATCACCGTCCAGAAGGCTTCATCGGCGCTGATGCTGGATGGGATCTCCCTGGTCCTGAATACGCTGATCGGGATGACCGTGCTGGCCTTTTATCACCCCTGGCTGTTGGGCTTCGATATCGTGCTGCTGGCGCTGATCCTGTTTGTGATTTTTGTCCTCGGGCGCGGGGCGGTGAATACCAGCATTAAAGAATCGAAAGCCAAGTACACGGTTGCCTCCTGGCTGGAAGATCTCATTGGCTGTCCGACCGCGTTTCGTTACCGGGGGGCAGCGGAGTTCGCCCTCGATCAGGCCGACCATTATACCTACGAGTATCTGAATGCACGGAAAAAACACTTCAGGATCGTGATGCGGCAGATCGTGTTTGCACTCGGACTGCAGGCAGCCGCCAGCACCACGCTGCTGGGACTGGGGGGCTGGCTGGTGATTGCCGGGCAGCTGACCCTCGGGGAACTGGTGGCGGCAGAGCTGATCGTCACCGTGATTGTCGGCTCCTTCGCCAAGATGGGAAAACACCTGCAGAGTTATTACGATCTCCTCGCTTCCGTGGACAAGCTGGGCGTGCTGTTCGACCTGCCCATGGAACGACAGGATGGCCTGCTGCAGATCTCTCAGCACGAACCGGCTGAGGTCAGTGTGAATGGCGTGGGCTTTACGAACTTTCACGGCGGAACCAGCGATCACCAGATCGATCTGCATGTCGAAAGTGGCGGGCGGCTGATGCTGACCGGACCCAGCGGCAGCGGAAAGAGTCGCCTGCTGGATCTGCTCTTCGGACTGTCTCCCCCCGCCAAAGGGCACGTTTCCATTAACGAGATCGATCCTCGCGACATGCGCCCCGATGCCCTGCGGAAGCATGTGGCCCTGGTGCGGAATATTGAAATCTTCACCGGCACATTGGAAGAAAATATTCATCTGGAGCGCCCCTATGTTTCCACCAGCGACGTCCGCGAAGCCCTGGAGTGGGTGGGCCTGTATGAGCAGGTTCTGCAGTTGCCCCAGGGACTGCAGACTCGGTTGGTGGATCATGGCTATCCCCTGACTGAAAATCAGACCCGGAAACTGATGCTGGCCCGGGCAATTGTGGGACGGCCGCGACTGCTGCTGATAGACGGTCTGCTCGATGCGCTCCCGGATGAAGAAGCAGAGTCGCTGACCCGCATGCTCAGCGAGCCGGCACGGCTCTGGACTCTGATCATGGTCACGGGCAGACGGAACCTGGTGGAACTGGGAACCAGCGTGCATGCTTTCCCGGATGCGGAAGCGATTCTTTCAGGAGGACCCGCCGATGTCAGTTAA
- a CDS encoding HlyD family secretion protein, producing MSVKPSLDVPASQAEEQRLSMLTPVAYSESSMPSLRLVRSSRLARRIAKVLFLMLIATILLMMFAPWQQSVTGTGNVLAYSPDQRQQVIQATIKGKIARWGDEIYENAQVKKGQVIAEIRDLDESYAARLDMQLLNSRQAVTAAGQHLEASQRALEASKTIVESYRDQVQAYETVKQETIAAQDSYIEVAAKKVKAEQQKLLELEAAIPQLQAEFDRMKTLYAENNIALQKLQEVQRKLKEAMSKAKGAEFYYAAAKDELAGKQSERNAKIQKAQAEIDKAKALLRKANGDVSKAESDIAKSRQELNKAEKDVLDMQVKVSRQQNQIIKAPFDGYIVHITPNLGTAILKQGDPICTIVPFTKDRSVQIWLDGNDAPLVEPGRHVRLQFEGWPAIQFAGWPSVAVGTFGGEVVSVDAIDDGRGKFRILVRPDPDDQPWPQDRFLRQGVRANAWVLLNQVPLWYEVWRKLNGFPPSISLEEPGQKSSKSKPPKLPK from the coding sequence ATGTCAGTTAAACCCTCTCTGGATGTACCCGCCTCTCAGGCAGAAGAGCAGCGGTTATCGATGTTGACGCCCGTCGCCTACAGCGAATCGAGTATGCCCTCCCTGCGACTCGTGCGTTCCTCCCGCCTGGCGCGGCGGATCGCGAAAGTTCTGTTCCTGATGTTGATCGCGACCATCCTATTAATGATGTTCGCCCCCTGGCAGCAGTCGGTCACCGGGACCGGGAATGTGCTCGCTTACTCTCCCGATCAGCGGCAGCAGGTGATCCAGGCAACCATCAAGGGAAAAATCGCCCGCTGGGGAGACGAGATTTACGAAAATGCGCAGGTCAAAAAAGGGCAGGTGATTGCCGAAATTCGTGACCTGGACGAATCCTATGCGGCTCGGCTGGACATGCAGCTTTTGAACTCCCGCCAGGCGGTTACCGCTGCAGGACAGCATTTGGAAGCCAGTCAGCGGGCACTGGAGGCTTCTAAAACGATCGTTGAATCCTATCGGGACCAGGTCCAGGCCTACGAAACCGTCAAACAGGAAACGATCGCGGCCCAGGATTCCTACATCGAGGTGGCAGCGAAAAAGGTCAAAGCCGAACAACAGAAACTGCTGGAGTTAGAGGCAGCGATTCCTCAGCTGCAGGCCGAATTCGATCGGATGAAAACCCTGTATGCCGAGAATAATATCGCGCTCCAGAAGCTGCAGGAAGTTCAGCGCAAACTGAAAGAGGCAATGAGTAAGGCCAAGGGGGCCGAGTTCTATTACGCCGCCGCCAAAGACGAACTCGCGGGCAAACAGAGCGAGCGTAACGCCAAGATCCAGAAGGCACAGGCCGAGATCGACAAAGCCAAAGCCCTGCTCAGAAAAGCGAATGGCGATGTCTCCAAGGCGGAGAGCGATATTGCCAAGTCCCGACAGGAGCTGAATAAAGCGGAAAAAGATGTGCTCGACATGCAGGTCAAAGTCTCCCGTCAGCAGAACCAGATCATCAAGGCACCTTTTGACGGCTACATCGTGCATATTACTCCGAACCTGGGAACCGCCATTTTGAAGCAGGGGGATCCCATCTGCACGATCGTCCCGTTTACCAAAGATCGTTCCGTGCAGATCTGGCTTGATGGCAACGATGCCCCCCTCGTCGAGCCCGGCAGACACGTGCGTTTGCAGTTCGAAGGCTGGCCTGCCATCCAGTTTGCCGGCTGGCCTTCTGTCGCGGTCGGCACCTTTGGCGGGGAGGTCGTTTCGGTGGATGCCATTGATGACGGTCGCGGAAAATTCCGCATCCTGGTCAGACCCGATCCCGATGACCAGCCCTGGCCCCAGGACCGCTTCCTACGGCAGGGGGTGCGTGCAAATGCCTGGGTGCTCTTGAATCAGGTGCCCCTCTGGTACGAGGTCTGGCGGAAACTCAACGGTTTTCCCCCTTCGATTTCGCTGGAAGAACCAGGGCAGAAAAGCTCCAAAAGCAAGCCGCCCAAGCTTCCGAAGTAA